Proteins encoded in a region of the Candidatus Krumholzibacteriia bacterium genome:
- a CDS encoding glycosyltransferase family 2 protein has protein sequence HDLLHYSYRDIGHHLGKIDGLTSLAAMQMHEAGARSVLPGLVLRPPLEFLRVYLLRRGFRDGIPGLVVAALHGTYVFLRYAKLYELRRRDQSEAPPP, from the coding sequence CACGATCTCCTGCACTACTCGTACCGCGACATCGGCCATCACCTGGGCAAGATCGATGGCCTGACCAGTCTGGCGGCGATGCAGATGCACGAAGCAGGAGCCCGCAGCGTCCTCCCCGGCTTGGTGTTGCGGCCACCGCTGGAGTTCCTGCGCGTCTACCTGCTGCGTCGCGGCTTCCGCGACGGCATCCCTGGACTCGTCGTCGCCGCCCTGCACGGCACTTACGTCTTCCTCCGCTACGCCAAGCTCTACGAGCTGCGGCGCCGCGACCAGAGCGAAGCACCGCCGCCTTGA